One window from the genome of Pedobacter schmidteae encodes:
- a CDS encoding sugar phosphate isomerase/epimerase, giving the protein MNSRRTFIKNAGLAAAGAVLLPSFACTAAAAAGKKVGIQLYTLREQIPHDVKGVIEKIAKTGYKEVETYGYSAAKGFWGMDAKSFKSLLKANGLTAPSSHFVIDDFINSGDKELLKPLIEGAAAIDNKYFTIAWLGENLRKNAEDYKKVTARLNEASVLVKQSGMKLAYHNHAFEFDKHEGGVTGYEIMLNGMDKNLTRFEMDLYWVVRSGNDPIAFFNKYPGRFVMWHVKDMDKANKGINTEVGSGSIDFKAIYKHAKQSGLEHLIVEQENFSMDPFASIKQSFNYVNRELI; this is encoded by the coding sequence ATGAACTCGAGAAGAACTTTTATCAAAAACGCAGGTCTTGCAGCAGCAGGAGCTGTCTTATTGCCATCATTTGCCTGTACAGCAGCCGCTGCTGCAGGAAAAAAGGTTGGTATCCAATTGTACACACTTAGAGAGCAAATCCCCCACGATGTAAAGGGTGTAATTGAGAAAATAGCAAAGACCGGCTATAAAGAAGTGGAAACTTACGGTTATTCGGCGGCCAAAGGTTTTTGGGGCATGGACGCAAAGTCATTTAAAAGCCTCCTAAAAGCGAACGGATTGACCGCGCCAAGTAGCCATTTTGTAATTGACGATTTCATCAACAGTGGCGATAAGGAACTGTTAAAACCACTAATAGAAGGAGCCGCAGCAATTGACAACAAGTACTTTACTATTGCCTGGTTAGGAGAAAATCTGCGTAAAAATGCCGAGGATTATAAAAAAGTTACGGCGCGTTTAAATGAAGCTTCAGTATTGGTAAAACAATCGGGCATGAAACTAGCCTACCACAACCATGCGTTTGAATTTGACAAGCACGAAGGCGGCGTTACCGGTTACGAAATTATGCTAAACGGAATGGATAAAAACCTGACCAGGTTTGAAATGGATCTGTATTGGGTAGTACGTTCAGGAAACGATCCAATTGCCTTCTTTAACAAGTATCCGGGCCGTTTTGTGATGTGGCACGTGAAAGATATGGACAAGGCAAACAAGGGTATAAATACAGAAGTTGGCTCGGGAAGTATAGACTTCAAAGCTATTTATAAACATGCCAAGCAATCGGGACTGGAGCATCTTATTGTAGAGCAGGAGAACTTTTCGATGGATCCTTTTGCGAGCATTAAGCAAAGCTTTAACTATGTAAACCGTGAACTGATCTGA
- the dacB gene encoding D-alanyl-D-alanine carboxypeptidase/D-alanyl-D-alanine-endopeptidase: MFKRSAFLFINVLCIGSLAIAQSPIQKLEKAYQYFQADPQTKYATTSLCVLDANTGKPLFAHNEQVGLATASTLKVITAATAFSLLGKDFQFQTTLAYTGKITADGILKGNLIIIGSGDPTLGSDRYQNKENKVLTEWATAIKNAGIKKIEGAIVGDDRVFGTQTTPEGWTWQDMGNYYGAGTSGLSWRENQFDIHLKPGARTTEATTMLKTVPEIPYLKIVNELKTGAAGTGDRAYAFLPPYGNTAYLRGSWGIGIGKSSISAALPDPAFDCAYRLQDTLKRMGIMATQPATTARIMALYNQPVAAVTQKISTITSPSLSEITYWFLKKSINLYGETLLKALAMKSGKPAATAEGAETVIDFWAEKGIDKNALNIIDGSGLSPANRITTMAMANILFQVQKESWFGDYYNAFPEYNGMKIKSGTINNVSAFAGYYTSTAGNKYIIVINVNNYSGSGINRKLFAVLDALK, translated from the coding sequence ATGTTTAAAAGATCCGCATTCCTTTTTATAAACGTCCTGTGCATAGGCAGTTTAGCTATAGCCCAAAGTCCCATACAAAAACTGGAGAAAGCTTATCAGTACTTTCAGGCAGATCCGCAAACAAAATATGCCACGACCTCGCTGTGTGTACTGGATGCCAATACTGGTAAACCTTTATTTGCACACAACGAACAGGTTGGTTTAGCTACAGCATCTACATTAAAAGTCATTACTGCCGCTACAGCTTTCAGTTTACTAGGCAAAGACTTTCAATTTCAAACTACTTTAGCTTATACAGGGAAAATTACAGCAGATGGAATTTTAAAAGGTAACCTGATCATTATTGGCAGCGGGGACCCGACATTGGGTTCCGATCGCTACCAGAACAAAGAAAATAAGGTATTAACAGAATGGGCCACAGCCATCAAAAATGCAGGCATCAAAAAAATAGAAGGAGCAATTGTGGGCGACGATCGCGTTTTTGGCACCCAAACTACCCCTGAAGGCTGGACATGGCAGGACATGGGCAATTATTATGGTGCCGGTACCTCAGGACTATCCTGGCGCGAAAACCAGTTTGACATTCACCTGAAACCGGGCGCCCGAACCACAGAAGCCACTACGATGTTAAAAACAGTTCCGGAAATCCCTTATTTAAAAATTGTAAATGAATTAAAAACCGGAGCCGCAGGAACAGGAGACCGTGCCTATGCATTTTTACCACCCTATGGCAATACCGCTTATTTAAGAGGCTCATGGGGTATTGGAATTGGTAAATCAAGCATTTCGGCAGCGCTGCCCGATCCGGCGTTTGATTGTGCTTACCGTTTACAGGATACCTTAAAGCGTATGGGAATTATGGCTACACAACCAGCTACCACTGCACGCATAATGGCCCTGTACAACCAACCAGTTGCAGCGGTTACACAAAAAATCAGTACCATTACCTCTCCTTCGCTTAGCGAAATCACCTACTGGTTTCTAAAAAAAAGCATCAATTTATATGGTGAAACACTGCTAAAAGCACTGGCTATGAAATCGGGGAAACCTGCAGCTACTGCTGAGGGTGCTGAAACCGTAATTGACTTTTGGGCCGAAAAAGGAATCGATAAAAATGCTTTAAACATCATTGACGGCAGTGGACTTTCGCCTGCAAACCGGATAACCACCATGGCAATGGCCAACATCTTGTTTCAGGTACAGAAAGAAAGTTGGTTTGGCGACTACTACAATGCATTTCCGGAATACAATGGAATGAAAATAAAAAGTGGCACCATCAACAACGTATCCGCTTTTGCAGGTTACTATACCAGCACTGCCGGTAATAAATACATCATTGTCATCAATGTCAACAATTATTCAGGCTCGGGTATCAACAGGAAACTGTTTGCTGTATTGGATGCTTTAAAGTAA
- a CDS encoding Gfo/Idh/MocA family protein — protein sequence MEEINKNQESTSRRNFLKTTAIAASAFMIVPRHVLGGRGFLAPSDRLIIAGIGVGGKGQSDIASFYKSGKADIGFLCDVHDSRAANSVKAFPKAKYYRDYREMLDKEAKNFDAVSISTPDHSHAIQAIAAMQLGKHVYVQKPLTHDIYEARALTAAAEKYKVVTQMGNQGASNDGPRLMKEWYDAGLIGDVHTIYAWTDRPVWPQGIPWSANKAAIPADLDWDLWLGTAPFKDYVNKLVPFNWRGWWDYGTGALGDMGCHLLEAPFSVLNLKYATEVQASVGSVYVDEFKRGYFPDSCPPSSHVTLKFPKTNKTKGDITVHWMDGGIQPERPEELAANESFGDGGNGTLFIGTKGKMMANTYGANPRLLPLSRNENIKVAQKLARVPGGADGHYGQWVDACIAGYGKKELSSPFSIAGPLTESLLMANLAIRGTDVQRKNAEGKIKYPGRNIKLLWDNANMKITNFDEANQFIKREYRNGWSLGV from the coding sequence ATGGAAGAAATCAACAAAAATCAGGAGAGCACGTCGAGACGTAACTTTCTAAAGACTACAGCCATTGCCGCTTCGGCATTTATGATTGTACCGCGTCATGTTTTGGGCGGGAGAGGCTTTCTGGCTCCCAGCGACAGACTGATTATTGCCGGAATAGGTGTTGGTGGCAAAGGACAATCCGATATTGCCAGCTTCTACAAAAGTGGCAAGGCCGATATCGGCTTCCTGTGTGATGTGCATGATAGCAGGGCCGCAAATAGCGTAAAAGCCTTCCCTAAAGCAAAATACTATAGAGACTACCGGGAAATGCTGGATAAAGAAGCCAAAAATTTTGATGCGGTTTCTATTTCTACACCCGATCATAGCCATGCCATACAGGCCATAGCGGCCATGCAACTGGGTAAACATGTATATGTGCAAAAACCACTGACACATGATATTTATGAGGCCCGTGCTTTGACTGCTGCTGCCGAGAAATATAAAGTGGTAACTCAAATGGGCAACCAGGGTGCCTCAAATGATGGCCCCCGGCTGATGAAAGAATGGTATGATGCAGGCCTTATTGGTGATGTACATACCATTTATGCCTGGACCGACCGACCGGTATGGCCTCAGGGGATTCCATGGTCGGCCAATAAAGCAGCTATACCAGCCGATCTGGATTGGGATTTATGGCTGGGCACTGCTCCTTTTAAAGATTATGTAAACAAACTGGTTCCCTTTAACTGGCGTGGATGGTGGGATTATGGAACCGGAGCGCTGGGCGATATGGGCTGTCACTTACTGGAAGCACCTTTTAGTGTTTTAAACCTTAAATATGCCACAGAGGTTCAGGCCAGTGTAGGCTCTGTTTATGTAGACGAGTTTAAAAGAGGATACTTCCCTGATAGTTGCCCTCCTTCAAGTCATGTAACCTTAAAATTCCCTAAAACGAATAAAACAAAAGGCGACATTACTGTGCATTGGATGGATGGCGGTATACAGCCTGAAAGACCAGAAGAACTGGCGGCAAATGAATCATTTGGCGATGGTGGCAATGGAACCTTGTTTATTGGAACAAAAGGCAAAATGATGGCCAATACCTATGGTGCCAATCCACGCTTGCTACCTTTAAGCAGAAATGAAAATATTAAAGTGGCACAAAAACTGGCACGTGTACCCGGTGGAGCCGACGGACACTATGGACAATGGGTTGATGCCTGTATTGCCGGTTATGGCAAAAAGGAACTGAGTTCTCCTTTCTCCATTGCAGGCCCGCTTACCGAATCCTTGTTAATGGCCAACCTTGCCATTAGGGGGACGGATGTACAACGCAAAAATGCAGAGGGAAAAATTAAATATCCTGGAAGAAACATCAAATTGCTTTGGGACAATGCCAATATGAAGATTACCAATTTTGATGAAGCCAACCAATTTATAAAACGTGAATACCGTAATGGATGGTCGCTTGGTGTTTAG
- a CDS encoding hydroxypyruvate isomerase family protein encodes MKKEVSRRTALKNIVAGTAALGVSAALPTFALEQSISTMLKGNVNHSVCRWCFGKLELDELCIEAKKIGIKAIDLVGPKDWPTLKKHGLYSSMCNGAEINLVDGWNDPAFHATLIKNYTEMIPKVAEAGYTQLICFSGNRRGKDDETGLKNCVDGLKQIIPLAEKHGVTLVMELLNSKINHQDYQCDRTSWGAELAKRLGSENFKLLYDIYHMQIDEGDVIRNIQTYHQYISHYHTAGVPGRNEIDDTQELFYPAIIKAILATGFKGYVAQEFIPKYADKIKSLRDAVNICDV; translated from the coding sequence ATGAAAAAAGAAGTAAGCAGAAGAACTGCACTAAAAAACATTGTTGCCGGAACTGCCGCATTAGGCGTTTCGGCAGCCCTACCAACTTTTGCTTTGGAACAATCTATATCCACAATGTTAAAAGGAAACGTAAATCACTCGGTATGCCGCTGGTGTTTTGGAAAATTGGAGTTGGATGAGCTGTGTATCGAAGCAAAAAAAATAGGCATCAAAGCCATTGATCTGGTGGGTCCCAAAGACTGGCCTACACTTAAAAAACATGGACTATATTCGTCTATGTGCAATGGCGCCGAAATTAACCTGGTAGATGGATGGAACGATCCTGCTTTCCATGCCACTCTGATTAAAAACTACACGGAGATGATCCCGAAAGTGGCCGAAGCGGGTTATACCCAACTGATTTGCTTTAGTGGAAACAGACGGGGTAAAGATGACGAAACGGGACTAAAAAACTGTGTAGATGGTTTAAAGCAGATTATTCCTTTGGCCGAAAAACATGGTGTAACATTGGTGATGGAGCTGCTAAACAGCAAAATTAACCACCAGGACTACCAATGCGATCGCACTTCATGGGGTGCAGAGCTGGCCAAAAGACTGGGTTCTGAAAATTTTAAACTGCTATATGACATTTATCATATGCAGATTGATGAAGGAGACGTGATCCGTAACATCCAAACCTATCATCAATATATTTCTCATTACCATACCGCCGGCGTACCGGGTAGAAATGAGATTGACGACACACAGGAATTGTTTTACCCTGCCATTATCAAAGCCATACTAGCCACTGGTTTTAAGGGCTATGTAGCTCAGGAATTTATTCCTAAATACGCCGACAAAATTAAATCATTAAGAGATGCCGTAAATATTTGCGACGTTTAA
- a CDS encoding nucleoside permease: MNLNNRIKLSFMMFLEFFIWGAWFVTLGTFLGSNLNATGAQSASVFSTQSWGAIIAPFIIGLIADRYFNAERILGVLHLVGAFLMYQMHNATDITVFYPYVLAYMILFMPTLALVNSVSFNQMKDPEKDFSTIRVWGTIGWITAGLLISYVFHWDNEQAVKDGLLKNTFMMGAIVSLILGLFSFTLPKTPPKVAAGEKVKISEILGLDALKLLKDKNFAIFFVSSILICIPLAFYYQNAHPFLSNVGMDNPTGKMTIGQISEVLFLLLLPVFFTRFGFKKTILVGMLAWCIRYALFAYGNASDLSFMLIIGIALHGICYDFFFVSGQIYTNAAAGEKYKSSAQGLITLATYGVGMLIGFEVAGLITDTYKLADGSFDWKMVWIIPSGIALAVFLLFALFFNDKKKVEA; encoded by the coding sequence ATGAACTTAAACAACCGCATCAAATTATCCTTCATGATGTTCCTGGAGTTTTTTATCTGGGGCGCATGGTTTGTTACCTTAGGAACCTTCCTGGGGAGTAACTTAAATGCCACCGGTGCTCAGTCTGCCTCGGTATTCTCCACCCAATCCTGGGGTGCAATTATTGCCCCTTTTATCATCGGGCTAATTGCCGACAGGTATTTTAATGCCGAGCGTATATTGGGAGTATTACATCTTGTAGGCGCATTTTTAATGTATCAAATGCACAATGCTACAGACATAACCGTATTTTATCCTTATGTTTTGGCTTACATGATCTTGTTTATGCCTACGCTGGCGCTGGTCAACTCCGTTTCCTTTAACCAGATGAAAGATCCTGAAAAAGATTTTTCGACCATTAGGGTATGGGGGACCATAGGCTGGATTACTGCCGGATTATTGATCAGTTATGTGTTTCATTGGGATAATGAACAAGCTGTAAAAGATGGTTTACTTAAAAACACCTTTATGATGGGGGCTATAGTTTCTTTAATATTGGGCCTTTTTAGCTTCACATTACCTAAAACCCCGCCTAAAGTTGCGGCCGGAGAGAAAGTAAAAATATCGGAGATATTGGGACTGGACGCGTTGAAACTCTTGAAAGATAAAAATTTTGCCATATTCTTTGTTTCTTCCATTCTGATCTGTATCCCGCTGGCATTTTATTATCAGAATGCACACCCCTTCCTTTCAAATGTAGGAATGGACAATCCAACCGGAAAAATGACCATCGGTCAGATTTCGGAAGTGCTGTTCCTGCTGTTGTTACCGGTATTCTTTACCCGCTTTGGTTTCAAAAAAACCATACTGGTAGGTATGCTGGCCTGGTGTATCCGCTATGCATTGTTCGCCTATGGAAACGCCAGCGACCTTAGCTTTATGCTAATCATCGGAATTGCGCTGCATGGTATTTGTTATGATTTTTTCTTTGTTTCGGGGCAGATTTATACCAATGCTGCGGCCGGCGAAAAATATAAAAGTTCGGCACAAGGCCTGATCACATTGGCTACTTATGGTGTGGGAATGCTGATTGGCTTTGAGGTGGCAGGTTTAATTACTGACACCTATAAACTTGCCGATGGCTCCTTTGACTGGAAAATGGTATGGATCATTCCGTCAGGTATTGCCTTAGCTGTATTCTTACTGTTTGCGCTTTTCTTTAATGATAAAAAGAAAGTGGAAGCTTAA
- a CDS encoding DUF1080 domain-containing protein: MKQYFFSAIILTAVIAGTAAKAQSGKKGFTKIFDGKTTKGWHTYGKTTAGSKWSVEDGALHFNPNGDKNGGGDLVTDNEYSNFHLKLDWKISPKGNSGIIYYVKEEPAKYHQTYSTGLEMQVLDNDGHPDGKITKHRAADLYDLVKSSSEPVKPVGEWNTAEIICKDGKLEHYLNGVKVVSTTLWDDNWKALVAGSKFAGWADWGTFKSGKIALQDHGNDVWYRNIMIKKL, from the coding sequence ATGAAACAATATTTTTTCTCGGCAATTATACTCACGGCAGTTATAGCCGGTACTGCTGCAAAAGCCCAATCGGGCAAAAAAGGGTTTACCAAAATATTTGATGGCAAAACCACCAAGGGCTGGCATACTTACGGTAAAACTACTGCTGGCAGCAAATGGAGTGTTGAAGATGGCGCATTGCATTTTAATCCCAATGGAGATAAAAACGGCGGTGGCGATCTGGTAACGGACAATGAATACAGCAATTTTCACTTGAAATTGGATTGGAAAATTTCGCCTAAAGGCAATAGTGGTATCATTTACTATGTAAAAGAAGAGCCGGCCAAATATCATCAAACCTATAGTACAGGGTTGGAAATGCAGGTATTGGACAATGACGGACATCCCGATGGCAAAATTACCAAGCACCGCGCTGCAGATTTATATGATTTGGTGAAAAGCAGTTCTGAGCCGGTAAAACCTGTTGGGGAATGGAATACTGCCGAAATCATTTGTAAAGATGGTAAACTGGAGCATTATCTGAACGGCGTAAAAGTAGTATCGACAACATTATGGGATGACAACTGGAAAGCACTTGTTGCAGGCAGCAAATTTGCGGGCTGGGCAGATTGGGGTACTTTTAAATCCGGCAAAATAGCCCTGCAAGATCATGGCAATGACGTTTGGTATCGTAACATTATGATTAAAAAGCTTTAA
- a CDS encoding c-type cytochrome: MKRTLFLLGCAIMAMAACSSPEERAAASSSAGTETTAGTSDSAEKPAEAPVAKGEGEKLIAKSDCIGCHNKVQKVIGPAYVDIAAKYPLNDENVNHLADKIIAGGKGVWGEIPMTPHASLSKDDAKSMVTYILSLKK, from the coding sequence ATGAAACGAACACTATTTTTACTTGGCTGTGCTATAATGGCAATGGCCGCATGCTCAAGTCCTGAAGAACGCGCTGCTGCTTCATCATCAGCAGGTACAGAAACCACCGCTGGTACAAGCGATAGCGCTGAGAAACCTGCTGAAGCACCTGTTGCCAAAGGTGAAGGCGAAAAATTAATTGCCAAATCGGATTGTATTGGCTGCCACAATAAAGTACAAAAAGTGATAGGCCCTGCATATGTTGATATTGCAGCTAAATATCCGTTAAATGACGAAAATGTAAATCATCTGGCTGACAAGATTATTGCCGGTGGTAAAGGTGTCTGGGGCGAAATCCCAATGACACCACATGCTTCACTCAGTAAAGATGATGCAAAATCAATGGTGACCTATATTTTATCGCTAAAAAAATAA
- a CDS encoding beta-N-acetylhexosaminidase — translation MNKMKNFFFVLCFCLLSQAVIGQNPIPQTELSMETSDETTVPSEINIIPEPVTVIKHPGHFTLPANVTIQCPAIPETHQLLVFLQERLSIPTGSYVSTISNKSAIATIRLTLNEKTDPLIGAEGYQLSVTTNHITIKANQAVGLFYGVQSLLQLFPPAIESKEPVKDITWKAPCVELTDYPRVSWRGLMFDVARHFFTKDEVKQYINAMVRYKYNILHLHLTDDEGWRIEIKGLPRLTEVGAWSVKKVGEFGNFIPPAADEPRNYGGFYTQEDIKELVQYAKERFVNILPEIDVPGHSLAVISSYPELSCTPGAENYRVRSGERIMDWSRGAPPLALVDNTLCPANEKVYSFLDTIITQVAALFPFEYIHMGGDEAPFNFWEKSEAIKALMQKEGLKDMHQVQGYFEKRVQKIVESKGKKFIGWDEILNGDMPSSAAVMSWRGMKYGIDAAKKMHEVVMSPTQFAYLDYMQADAITEPRVYASLRLSKAYEFDPIPAEVDPKYIKGGQANLWTEQVYNIRQAEYMTWPRGMAIAESVWSLKEKKNWSNFFGRVEQHFKRLDMAETKYAPSVYDPIFKVSRSADRQLQIELSTEVAGLDIYYSFDNSFPDHFYPKYTEKLSPPKDATMLRVITYRDKKPIGRMMNMPIEELNKRAGRK, via the coding sequence ATGAATAAAATGAAAAACTTCTTTTTTGTATTGTGCTTTTGTCTGTTGAGCCAGGCTGTTATTGGCCAGAATCCTATTCCACAAACGGAATTGTCAATGGAAACTTCGGACGAGACAACTGTACCATCTGAGATTAACATTATACCTGAACCTGTAACAGTAATTAAGCATCCAGGCCATTTTACCTTACCTGCCAATGTTACCATTCAATGTCCTGCCATCCCGGAAACACATCAGCTACTTGTTTTTTTACAGGAAAGACTTTCAATACCTACTGGCAGTTATGTATCCACAATAAGTAATAAATCGGCAATTGCAACCATTAGGTTAACACTAAATGAAAAAACAGACCCCCTAATCGGAGCTGAAGGTTATCAGTTATCGGTAACCACCAATCACATTACCATAAAGGCAAACCAGGCTGTGGGTTTATTTTATGGTGTACAAAGTTTGCTTCAGCTGTTTCCACCGGCCATTGAAAGCAAAGAACCGGTAAAGGACATAACCTGGAAAGCGCCCTGTGTTGAGCTTACCGATTATCCTCGGGTAAGCTGGCGTGGTCTGATGTTTGATGTGGCGCGTCATTTTTTCACCAAAGATGAAGTAAAACAATACATCAATGCCATGGTTCGCTACAAGTACAACATCCTTCATTTGCACCTTACGGATGATGAAGGCTGGCGGATAGAAATTAAAGGTCTGCCCAGGTTAACCGAGGTAGGCGCGTGGAGCGTAAAAAAAGTAGGTGAATTTGGAAATTTTATTCCCCCTGCTGCAGATGAGCCCCGCAATTATGGCGGCTTCTATACACAGGAAGACATTAAGGAGCTGGTACAATATGCAAAAGAGCGATTTGTAAACATCCTTCCTGAAATTGATGTCCCGGGCCACAGTCTGGCCGTAATTAGCTCCTACCCCGAACTCTCCTGCACACCAGGCGCAGAAAACTATCGGGTACGTTCGGGTGAGCGTATTATGGATTGGTCCAGGGGAGCCCCGCCATTGGCACTGGTAGACAATACACTTTGCCCGGCCAACGAAAAGGTTTATTCCTTTCTGGATACTATAATTACCCAGGTAGCGGCACTTTTCCCTTTCGAATATATACATATGGGCGGAGATGAAGCACCCTTTAATTTTTGGGAGAAAAGTGAAGCCATCAAGGCCCTAATGCAAAAAGAGGGACTAAAAGACATGCACCAGGTACAAGGATATTTTGAAAAACGGGTGCAAAAAATTGTAGAGTCAAAAGGTAAAAAATTTATAGGCTGGGATGAAATATTAAATGGCGATATGCCATCCAGCGCAGCTGTAATGAGTTGGAGAGGGATGAAATATGGTATTGATGCAGCTAAAAAAATGCATGAAGTAGTGATGAGTCCGACACAATTTGCTTATCTCGATTATATGCAGGCTGATGCCATTACAGAACCCAGGGTGTATGCCTCACTCCGTTTGAGCAAGGCCTATGAGTTTGATCCTATACCGGCAGAAGTTGATCCGAAATACATCAAAGGGGGTCAGGCCAATTTGTGGACCGAGCAGGTTTATAATATCCGTCAGGCCGAGTACATGACCTGGCCCAGAGGGATGGCCATTGCCGAATCGGTTTGGTCGCTCAAAGAGAAAAAGAACTGGTCAAACTTTTTTGGCCGGGTTGAGCAACATTTTAAAAGGTTGGACATGGCTGAGACTAAATATGCGCCCAGTGTATATGACCCTATATTTAAGGTGAGCAGATCGGCCGACAGACAGCTACAAATTGAGCTCAGTACAGAAGTAGCAGGATTGGATATTTATTATAGTTTTGACAATTCCTTTCCAGACCACTTTTACCCTAAGTATACAGAAAAGCTGAGCCCACCAAAGGATGCCACCATGCTAAGGGTAATCACCTATAGAGATAAAAAGCCAATCGGCAGAATGATGAATATGCCAATAGAGGAACTGAACAAAAGAGCTGGAAGAAAATAA
- a CDS encoding aspartate-semialdehyde dehydrogenase, translating to MKIAVVGATGLVGTVMLKVLEERNFPLTELIPVASEKSVGKEITFKGKKYAVVNMETAISMRPDIALFSAGGGTSLAEAPRFAAVGTTVIDNSSAWRMDPSKKLVVPEVNAKELSAEDKIIANPNCSTIQMVVALKPLHDKYKIKRVVVSTYQSVTGTGVKAVEQLMNERKGVTDGPMAYAYPIDLNVIPQIDVFQDNGYTKEEMKMILETQKIMGDNSIKVTATTVRIPVMGGHSESVNIEFEHDFDVTDVKNLLAATEGIILVDDPANLKYPMPKDAHERDEVFVGRIRRDDSLPNTLNMWIVADNLRKGAATNAVQIAEYLVSKELV from the coding sequence ATGAAAATTGCAGTAGTTGGCGCCACCGGTTTGGTAGGCACCGTAATGTTAAAAGTATTAGAAGAGCGTAACTTCCCGTTAACTGAATTGATCCCCGTAGCTTCTGAAAAGAGCGTTGGTAAGGAAATCACATTTAAGGGTAAGAAGTACGCTGTTGTAAATATGGAGACTGCGATTTCGATGAGACCTGATATTGCGTTGTTTTCTGCAGGTGGTGGCACTTCATTGGCCGAAGCCCCTCGTTTTGCTGCGGTAGGCACCACGGTAATCGACAATTCATCTGCATGGCGCATGGATCCGTCGAAAAAGCTGGTTGTACCTGAAGTAAATGCAAAGGAATTGTCTGCCGAAGATAAAATCATTGCCAACCCGAACTGCTCAACCATTCAAATGGTAGTGGCCTTAAAACCATTGCACGATAAATACAAAATTAAACGTGTAGTTGTTTCTACTTACCAGTCGGTAACCGGAACAGGTGTAAAGGCTGTTGAACAACTGATGAATGAGCGTAAAGGTGTTACTGATGGTCCTATGGCCTATGCTTACCCAATTGATTTGAATGTGATTCCTCAGATTGATGTTTTTCAGGACAATGGATACACTAAAGAAGAGATGAAAATGATACTGGAAACCCAAAAGATTATGGGCGATAACAGCATTAAGGTTACCGCGACTACCGTTCGTATTCCGGTAATGGGTGGTCACTCTGAATCTGTAAACATTGAATTTGAACATGATTTTGATGTGACTGACGTAAAAAACTTGCTTGCTGCCACTGAAGGTATCATTTTGGTAGATGATCCGGCAAACCTGAAATACCCGATGCCTAAAGATGCGCACGAAAGAGATGAAGTGTTTGTTGGCAGAATCAGAAGAGATGATTCTTTACCGAATACTTTAAATATGTGGATTGTAGCTGATAACCTGCGTAAAGGTGCAGCAACCAATGCAGTTCAGATTGCAGAGTATCTGGTAAGCAAAGAACTCGTTTAA